From Pseudobythopirellula maris:
CGACCAGGGCATGCCGCCCGAGCTGTTCGGCTTGCCCACGGGCGACTACGTGTCGCTCGGCATCCACGAGTCGCAGTCGCGCATGTGGGAGAACCTGGTCGGCCGCAGCCAGGCGTTCTGGGACCATTTCTACCAGCCGCTGCAGCGGGTCTTCCCCGAGGCGCTCGCCGACGTGAGCAAGGAGGAGTTCTGCTTCGCGGTGAACGAGTCGAAGCCGTCGCTCGTCCGCACCGAGAGCGACGAGGCGACTTACAACCTGCACGTGATCGTGCGGTTCGAACTGGAGCAGGCGTTGCTGTCGGGCGACCTGAAAGCGGCCGACCTGCCGGCCGCGTGGAACGCCAAGTACAAGGACCTGCTGGGCATCGAGCCGCCGAGCGACGCCGACGGCGTGCTGCAAGACGTCCACTGGGCGGCCGGGCTGTTCGGCTATTTCCCGACTTACGCGCTGGGCAACCTCTACGCCTCGCAGTTCTTCGAGCAAGCCGCCAAGGAACTGGGCGACCTGGACGCGATGTTCGCCCGCGGCGAGTTCGCGCCGCTGCGGGAGTGGCTGCGTGAGAAAATCCACTCGCAGGGCCAGCGCTACAGCGCGGCCGAGCTGGTGGAGCGCGTCAGCGGCGAGCCGCTCTCGCCCGAGCCGCTGATGCGGCACCTCACCGCCAAATTCGGCGGCTACTACGGGTTTGGGGCCGAATGACGCGAAACGCAAGGGCGCGGCGCCGGCGGTCTTCGTCCTTCGCCGTTTTTTCACCGAAGCGGCGTCATTCGCTCCTTCTCGCTAGCATCGCCGGCGTAAACCGGGGCGGTCGTTCCGGTTGGGCAAAGAACACCCGCTGCGTGGGGCCTCGGAGCGAGACGATCTGCGCTGCGTGATTCGCCAAAAAGGCGCAAAATGGGCGGCTGACGTTGGCGGCCCTCCGCCGCGGGCTCCACGACGGCTCCCGCACCGCCGCCACCCCCACCGCAACGCGCTGCCCCAAGCGCCTACGCCCGGTCCGAATTCATGATGAAGATCGCCGACTGCCCCCACTGCAAAGAGTGCTTCCTCGCCCCCGAAGGAGCCTCGCAAATCGACGACGCCGGCCTGCTCGAGTGCCCGGCTTGCGGCGGGGCGTTCGCCCCGTCGGCGGCGACTTTTCGCACGCTGCCGACCGCCCGCCTGCGGCCGCCGGTGATCGAGGAGTCGGCGCCAGCCGAGCCGACGCCTGTCGAGACGGCGACGCATGAGACCGCCACCCCGCCGAGCGTTGCGATTGGCGGCGAGCCCACGATGTCTCCCACGGCGGGCGCCGGAACGCTGGCCGACTGGCTCCTGAAGGGCCGCGAAGCCGACAGCGCCGACAGCCATGAGACCGAGCCCGCCGCTCCGCCGAAGCCGTCGCTGAGCGAGTCGCTCGGCAAGCCTTCGCTGGCCGATCTTTCCGCCGCGACCGGCGCCACGCCAGCCGACAACAAGCCGCCCGCCCGCTCCAAGGCCACGATCGCGAACCTGGGAGGCGTCACGCTCGACGACTTGCGCCGCCTCACGCCCGACATCCAGAGCGAAGCGGAAACCGCCGACGCTGCCGTCGATGAATCGCCGCTCGCGCAAGAGCCCGCGGCGTCCCACGAACCAGTCGCCGCTCTGCCGCACGACACGCAACCACACGACGCTCAACCACACGAAGCCCTAGACGACGCGCCCGAGCAGCCGCTGCGCACCGATTTCCAATTCAGCTTCGACGACATCCTGCCCGGCGCCGCCGCCGACCGCAGCGTGGGCGATCGCAGCGTGGGCGACCACCCCTACGACACCGCGTCTCACGCCGAGGATGAAAAGGAGACCGTCCAGCTCACCGCGCCGCTCGCCGCCGAGGCCGACGAAGCGGGCGACGCCTCCGCTGAAGAATACAGCGAGCCCGAGCTGTCGCCACGGGCGGCGGCCGCCGCCAACCTCGGCGCCCCGCTCGCGCTCGATGATCGCAACCCCTCCCGCCGCGGCGGCATGCTCCGCACGCTCGTCGCCGCCGGCGTGCTGATGACGACCCTCGGCACGGGCGGCTACTTCGGCTGGCGCCTTCTGGGCGCGGCGCCGGACGACGAGAACGCCGTGCACCCGGCGTTCGCGATGACCGACTCCAGCGAGTCCGCCCCCAGCGACCCGTTCGCCGCCGGCGGCGCCATCGACCAGATCGATGAGGCAGCTGAGGCCCTGGCCCAGAGCAGCGCCCCTCCGCTTTTGGACTCTGTCGACGAGGTGAACGCGGAGCAAGTCTACCCGTTGTCGGAGCCGATCGACGAAGCCGCCGCGCCCGGCGAGCCGCCCGCCTTCGCCGCCACTCAGGCCCCGGCGAGCGAGCCAACCAGCCGCTACGCGATGACGGCCGACGACGACGTGCTGCCTTTCGACGTCCCCCCATTCGACGAGCCGGCGAACGACGAACCGCCTTACTACGCCCCGGCTCCAGAAGCGTCTGAAACCGAGCCGGCTCACACCGCCCAAGTCGCCTACGAGACCCCCGCCTCGTACGAGGCGCCGGCCGCCGAGCCGAGCGCGTTCGGCAATGGTCCGATCGCTCCCACGCAGCCCGCCAACGGATCGCTCTTGGTGGGCGCCCCGAACTACGGCCCCCAGGAGTTGGCCGAGGCGATGCGTGGAGCGGACGAAGCGGCCCGCGCCTTCGCCGCCGGATCACTCGACAACCCCGAGCAGGCCGCCGCGATGGGTCAGAGCTACGCCAGCCTGTGCCGCGTGGCGCGGGTGCTGACACTGCTCGACGACGGCGCCATGGGCCCCGACGCCGAGTTCGACCGCCTGCAGGCGAGCCAATTGCTCAAGCGATCGCTGCGGCTGCAAGACGCCCGCATCAATTCGCGTCGGGTCGCCTCGGCCTGGGTCGGCTGGAGCGAACGGACCGATGGCGGTGTGTTCTTCGCAGGCAAGCCGATCGCTTCGCGCGAACGCGGATCGGTGTTCGAGTACACCTTCGCCCTAGAAGGCGGCGAGACGGTCCCCGTGCTCTCCGAAGAACGGATCGACGGCAAGCGGATCTTGGTCGCCCAGGCGACCGAGATCGGCGTGATCGGCGTGGTCGTCGAGAACCCCGCCGAGCGCGTGGCCGGCTACATCGGCGACGCCCCGCGGGCCGTCTGGTGCCGCAAGACACTGGCGCTCGGCGCGCCGCGAGACTATTGAGCCGCCGGCAGCCCCAGACCGATCCCCCCAATCTCGACGCGCCGGAGCTGCGCGCGCTGCGGCGCAAGCTGCTCGCCTGGTACGGCCGCAACGCCCGCGACCTGCCGTGGCGCAAGAACCGCGACCCGTACCGTGTGTGGCTCAGCGAGGTGATGCTGCAACAGACACAGGTCGAGGCCGTGCGGCCTTACTTCCTGCGTTTCACCGGCGAGCTGCCCGCGGTCGAGGACTTGGCCTCCGCCGACGAGTCGCGTGTGCTGCGGCTGTGGGAGGGCCTCGGCTACTACCGCCGCGCCCGCTCGCTGCACGCCGCGGCGAAGAAGATCGTCGCCGAACACGACGGCCGCCTGCCCGACACGCTTGAGGGATTGATGGCCCTGCCCGGCGTAGGCCGCTACACGGCCGGCGCCATCCTCTCGATCGCCTACGACAAGCGCGCCCCGATCGTCGAGGCGAACACCCGCCGGCTCTACGCCCGGCTGATGGCCCTGGAGGTCGACCCCACGTCGACCGAGGGCGAGCGCCGGCTGTGGGAATTCGCCGAGCGGCTGCTGCCGCGCAGCGGTTTTTCTAACTTCAGCCAGGCGCTGATGGAGCTCGGCTCCTTGGTCTGCACGCCCAAGACGCCGCGCTGCGACGCGTGCCCCGTCGCCAAGCACTGCCGGGCCTACCAGGCGGGCGCGATCGAGAGCCTCGCCCCCGTCACCCGCAAAGTGAAGTTCACCGACCTGCGTGAGGCGGCGGTCGTGGTGCGCAAGGCAGACAAAGTCCTCGTGCGGCAGTGCGGCGAGGGCGAGCGCTGGGCCGGCCTGTGGGATTTCCCCCGGTTCGAGCTCGAAGCCGAATCGCCCGCCGGCGCGAAGTCAGAGATCACCCAGAAAGTACGCGAGCTAACGGGCGTCGCGTGCGAGCCAACCGAGAAGATCGCAACCCTCAAGCACGGCGTCACCCGCTACCGCATCACGCTCGAGTGCTACGAGGCGCGCCACACCGGCGGGCGGCTGCGATCGAACAAGGATTCGCCCGCCCAATGGGTCGCGCCGAGCGAGCTGGCCGACACGCCGCTCAGCGTGACGGGGCGCAAGCTGGCGGGGCGGATCGGCGGGTGAACCGGGGTCTGCGCGCAGCACTAGCCAATAAAGTCAAGCTGCTACTAAGCACCGCTGGATGACTGGATGAGTCGAAGTGCTTTTTTGCTCCCGTCTCGGACCCACGGTCTGGGCCACCGGTGTCAGTAGTAGCATGCCGAACTCGCCGAAACTGGTCCAACCGCTTGCGCGTATGAGAGGCCATGCCCCAGATCCGTGAGGAGGAGGCGGGGACGACGAAGTCGTTCGTGGGCGTGGCGACAAAACACATTGCCGCCGTCTGGACGAAAAGTCCGCACGCCGAGCCGCTCAGAAATCGCTCAGCACGAGTTCGAGTCTGTCGGCCGTGTCGTCTGTCACGTCTTCCAAGTTGCCGAGTGAGAAGCCTTCGGGGATTTCTTGCTCGTCCTCGGCCGCTGCGGTGAGGACGAGCAGCAGCAGGTCTTCGTCTGACGGCATAGCGAGGGTCTCTTCGAACGTCTGGTCATCCTCTATAGCGACCGAGGCCTGC
This genomic window contains:
- the mutY gene encoding A/G-specific adenine glycosylase; the protein is MSRRQPQTDPPNLDAPELRALRRKLLAWYGRNARDLPWRKNRDPYRVWLSEVMLQQTQVEAVRPYFLRFTGELPAVEDLASADESRVLRLWEGLGYYRRARSLHAAAKKIVAEHDGRLPDTLEGLMALPGVGRYTAGAILSIAYDKRAPIVEANTRRLYARLMALEVDPTSTEGERRLWEFAERLLPRSGFSNFSQALMELGSLVCTPKTPRCDACPVAKHCRAYQAGAIESLAPVTRKVKFTDLREAAVVVRKADKVLVRQCGEGERWAGLWDFPRFELEAESPAGAKSEITQKVRELTGVACEPTEKIATLKHGVTRYRITLECYEARHTGGRLRSNKDSPAQWVAPSELADTPLSVTGRKLAGRIGG